From the genome of Devriesea agamarum, one region includes:
- a CDS encoding beta-ketoacyl-ACP synthase III has translation MSATLTPATTVPGSRILAYGAARGDVVVPNDDLVGPIDSSDEWIRQRTGIITRRRASAEMSVLDMSRTASQDAITASGLNASDIDTVIVASISFPYPTPSLATLLAHELGIDDAVAYDISAACAGFCYGIGQADALVRAGAARNVLVVGAEKLSDFVSPTDRSISFLLGDGAGAAIVTASETPKIGPTVWGSDGGNWHTIRMTHSWLQMRDENLGWPTLEQDGRTVFRWAVWHTADIVRRTLEQSGLTVEDVDVFVPHQANMRIVDELVKQLKLPESVTIARDIADTGNTSAASVPLATHRLLAEGQAKSGDVCVQIGFGAGLAYASQVVILP, from the coding sequence GTGAGCGCGACTTTAACCCCGGCGACCACCGTGCCCGGTAGCCGCATCCTTGCTTATGGAGCTGCCCGCGGCGACGTCGTCGTTCCCAATGACGATCTGGTCGGCCCCATCGATTCCTCTGACGAGTGGATCCGCCAGCGCACCGGCATCATTACTCGCCGTCGCGCCAGCGCCGAGATGTCAGTGCTCGACATGTCGCGTACGGCCTCTCAGGACGCCATCACCGCATCCGGTTTGAACGCGAGCGATATCGACACGGTGATCGTTGCTTCGATCTCGTTCCCCTACCCGACGCCCTCACTCGCCACACTGCTGGCCCACGAGCTCGGCATTGACGACGCTGTCGCCTATGACATCTCGGCTGCCTGCGCCGGTTTCTGTTACGGGATCGGGCAAGCAGATGCGCTCGTGCGAGCAGGAGCTGCCCGCAATGTTCTAGTCGTCGGGGCTGAAAAGCTCTCTGATTTCGTCTCCCCCACCGATCGCAGCATTTCATTCCTGCTCGGGGACGGGGCCGGAGCCGCCATTGTCACCGCGAGCGAAACCCCCAAGATCGGCCCGACGGTATGGGGCAGCGACGGTGGCAATTGGCACACCATTCGGATGACGCACTCCTGGCTGCAGATGCGAGACGAGAATCTCGGCTGGCCCACCCTCGAACAGGACGGGCGAACCGTTTTCCGGTGGGCTGTGTGGCACACCGCAGACATCGTGCGTCGTACCCTTGAGCAGTCGGGACTGACCGTCGAGGATGTCGATGTTTTTGTGCCCCACCAAGCCAATATGCGGATCGTAGATGAGCTGGTGAAGCAGCTGAAACTGCCTGAATCAGTGACCATCGCCCGTGACATCGCGGATACCGGAAACACGTCCGCCGCATCCGTCCCGCTGGCAACCCATCGTCTGCTTGCCGAGGGCCAGGCAAAGTCCGGCGATGT